Within Vicia villosa cultivar HV-30 ecotype Madison, WI linkage group LG1, Vvil1.0, whole genome shotgun sequence, the genomic segment atttgAAGAACCCTTCCTTGAAAGCTAGCCACCAAGGGAAAAGAACAAAACCACTCAAATACTCCACCGAGTCATACTACTCGATGCAGGGCTTGGACAATGTCTCTATCaatattttcaaagatttttgttGGACGAGTTCTTTAAGAGGAAACTGAGTGTTTTGTTCTATCTGCTTTCATGTGTCCTCAACGACAACTTTCAAAAGCAGAGGAAGAGTGTGTGTATAGGTTTTAGGAGCGAATTGCGTGAAGCCAATTTAAATTGACTTCAACTTGAGGAATCTCTATAGTTAAATTGGATATCATAGATTGGAAAGATTCCCATGAAACAGCTGTCTCTTCGTCACATATCACTTTTAAATTCTCAAGATTGACAACCGAGTATGGCAATTCACAACTTGCACAACTAGTCATGTAGAGATTTCTTAGATTAGACAGATTGCCAATGTCCTCGGGTAAACTTGAAAGGCTTATGCAGTTGGAGATGTCAAGTAGACTTAGATTCGAAAGGCTTCCAATAGAATCTGGTAGCTCTACTAAATCAGTACACGAAATCAGGCTCAAGAGTTCCAAATTCTCCAACTTTCCAATATCTCGGGGCAGCGACGAAAGCTTATGGCAATTAGTAATACTGAGCTTTTTTAATGAGGTGATATCACACACTCCATTAGGCAATGCCATCAAATCCTTGCAATAGTCAAAGCTCAAATCTTCTAAATTTGGAAATGCGTCTGAAATTAGAATGCTACCCTTTTCAAAAGCTAGTCTCGTATTACACATGTAGAGGGATAATTTTTTCAGATTCTTCAATGTGCCAAAGGAAGGAACGGAAATCCGCTCTAGCCTGATTCTGTTAAGTTTGGATAAAGAACTAAGTAGCTCAGAGTTGTTCAGTTCAGAAAGACGGAAACCGTGATTTATGACTATAAGAGCTTTCAGTTTGCTCATCTTCTCCATCAACTCTGGAAATGTGTACTGCTTGGTTTGAAGATTTAAAATCAGAACCTCAACCAGAGCTGCCTGCACTTGGGACAAATCTGAAGCACAAGTTTCATCTGCAAACGTAATCCATACGGGATCAATTATTGATATATTTAGAATTAACAACATTTTTAACTTGTAAGTTAGTGAATATATTTAGAGAAAGGTGCAAGTATAACTAACCAGTTGATATAGATAATGTGCGGGCAGGGATCTGTTGAGGCTTCGGTTTAACACACCATTTAACTAATTTGGACAATATGCGAGTCACTGTGCctttcttcttctcctcaagcCAGCGATTACGTTTGTTTTCATTTACTTCAATAAGAAGTCTTTTTCTTTGTTCAATAGGTTCCTGGGTACTTTGATAAATTCCAAGCTCTCTTAGAAGATCATGAAGGACAATGAAGTGGTTATTGTAGTAGTAATTTTCTGTGTCACTTGCATTTTTCCTGAGAAATGAACAGAAGTTAATATTCGTTGaagatagaaaaaaaaatttatcacTAGATAAAAATATCAGCGGTCATTATACCTTGCTATTAAGAGATTAGCCAGATTCATGGAGTCTAATTTGTTGATGATATTCATTGCTTCTTTGCCGGCATCATCTAGTCCATACAACTCTGCCCATATATCGATGAGAGCAGCAACAGGAATCCTTTGGTCTTCAGGGAATAATGCTAGGTCCATGAAGCACTCTTTGTTGATGGGGTTATCTTCCAAAACGTCCAAAATCTTTCGGAGGCGAGTAAGTAATTCAGTATTAGAATCAAGTATAGAACGGCCTAGTGAAAGTTGCTTCACAATCTTTTCCCACAACTCATATGGCCGATTACTGAGAGACTTTGCAAGCACTTTAACAGCAAGAGGTAAACCCTTGCAATGTTTCACAACCTGTATTTTAAAGCACACAAATATAGTCAGTAATCAGTATATTATCTAACATTGGCTCACAAATGGCGTAAGTACGAGAAGGACAAGCACCTTTTGGATAAGATCTTTGTCCGGAAAGTTCGAATTCTTTTTCTCCAATTGTGTATAGTGGCGGAAAAGGATTACTGCATCTTCATGTACAAGAGGCTTTAGGATAAAGGTTTTGTCAAATCTTGAAAGTGCAACCCTTGATGTTACCAAAATTTTATAATCTGATATCTGGAATTGAAATTTCTCAACGAGATCTTCTGAGCCAGGCCAAACATCATCTAAGACCAACAATATTGGACCCTCAATTTTCTTCAGCAAAAGCCCCAATTCATTAACAGCATCTTCGTCACTTTGAAACTCAGGAACTAGATTTCCACAATGTTCAAATATTCTCTCTACAATAATCTTCAACTGAGGTGTTTTCGAAAAGACTACAAATAAAATATTTCCCCTGAATTTACCTAATGAATCAAAAGAGAACAATAAGCCCAAAGTATTCCATACCTCCTACCATAATACATATATGTGGGCAAACAacaaaaatttctttaaaatttatcACTAAACAACACATGTTTGAATTGACTTATTCGAGTTTATCTAATAGCACAACCAACTTATAACTATATAGAAACCATAAGCTGTTTTCAGCTTATTTCCATAAGCTCTCCACAAtagattataaaaacaacttataacTTACAAAGAAACCATTTGACTTTAACTTTTGTTATTAAacttttgttatagaaatagcttAACCAGAAACACATATTTATCAAGCATGAAAGAAGATTTTATGACTTACCCTTGACTTGTAAATCCCAACAAAGCTTTGCAGCCAAAGTAGTTTTACCCATTCCTCCTAAACCAGTCACCAAAATAGTAGATCCACCATCCCTAAGAACTTCCATCTTCAACTTAATCATTGACAAATCCAAACCAACAGTAAATTCAGGATTTTGAGGAACACCAAAAGGACCCCTAAAAACTAGCCCTCCAGATCCACTTATTTTCTTCTCATAATTCTCTTTATTCACAATTTCAAGAATTTCCCTCAGCTTATAAAGTGTATCCTTAACATCTTTCGCCATAACAGCTTGTTTGTTGTTACCAGCAACACATGAACCAAAATCATCTTTCTTCTTATGACAAACTCCATCCAAACAGTGATGAAACCAAGAACTAAACCTCTTCCAGCAAAGATTCCTTTGTTCTGCGGGATTTTCTTTGGTGAGAAGCTTGATATCCTCTCTAGGAGGATTCAATTGATCGTTATATTGGTCGATCTCATGAACCAGTGGAGACAATTCTTTTAAGGTTGATCTAAAGAATTTCATGGATGTTTTGTCATGTTGAACTTGTTTGAATGTTTGTTGAAGCTGTGATGTAAGAACATCCAGTTCTGTGGTTCCTCCCATGAAttgaaagtttatttatttaccTTTGAAATGAAAAACGGTGGTTTCAAAGTTTTTGCGTTTTCTGAATTTCTGTTATCTTTAACTTGGTTGATGGTATATATTGTAGCTAAGATATGAAGTTTCGTTGCAGGTTGATACTCACTTTCTGTGACTCTTCTTGCTTTGTCTTGTAATGTATGTTATCAAGACAAGCGCGTGGTAGTTAAAATTTGTTCAACTGTtatcattaatatttataataaaatataatgttaaaataatattaatttaattaataaaatatataaaattaaaattttcctttCTTGTGAACCCTAGAATTGGTTCCCCGTTCAATAATTCATTGAAGTTTATGAGTATAAGGTTGTGAAATTCTGTTTATACGATTCATATTTAGATTATGGAGTAGAATGTGAACAAATTATTAGTTAGTCTCTTGCAGGTTGCAATTATTGACGGAAATACTTGAATTCTCTGAACCTAATTTCACGGACACGACTATAATACtactatatttaataatataatgttAATACTAATTTGTGTCCAGCACAAGTTAAGACCTAATTgaagataaatattttaaaaattatacactaattttaataaaaatatgaaattatttttttaaaataaaatttttataattaagtttCTTAACTTGTGCATTTGAAACACAAGTTAGCATTACTCTAATATAATTACAAAATATTAACGCGTTGAATCAATTATATAGAAAATTTAATAAAGTTTAATTAGAAATAGAAGATAAACAAACTATCAGTCACCAACTATAAAttaccagctatcagctaccaaCTACCAGCTATAAGTTATCAACTATCAACTAAGGCGCTGTTTGATAAAACTAGTTGGTAGCTGATAGTTAGTAGCTTATAGCTGATAGTTAGTAGGttgatgactgatagctgataagctaacatgagtgtttgataaattagttgtttcattagctgataaatataaaatgacttaaaagtttattttaattaataaaggtaataatattttattaaaataataaggggtataaataaataaaaaaagtcacAAGCTcaaaaactatttcaaataatttttaaaaaaaaactaaaaactaataaaaaagctataaactaaaaactaaaatagTGTAATCAAacagaatttttttattaatgtgagctgaaaaactaaaaattaaaaattttgtttttgattttaccaaacaaaccctaaaaacatGATTTAACAAAAGCACCCTACCATAAAAATAACACATGGAAATTCATTCTCTTTTCTCCTTTTAAACTTTATTTGGAGACAAAATTGATTTGTAAGAAGTTTTGAAACATAGAAGCAGCTCCCTTAGATAGATTAAGTTTGGAACAGTTGGGCCCACAAAGTTTTCAACAATTATTTTTTTGATAGTCCTGCATACTTAGGTGTAGTCAATTATTTGTGTTTATTTAACGTTGTTGACGAAAACAGCACAATTGAAATGGTGGATTATCGAAAGACGACTAAATCAAATTTCATATTCCGAAGGGTATAACGGAAAGGAAATAATTGCTAATGTATTTTATCACGAAGATTCACAGTTAATTTAAAGTGAATTTCTTTGCTTCTTCCTTTGGCGTGTCATATACTTCGAAGTCAACATTACGCGCGTGGTAGATAAACTTTATTCAACAGATATTATCtttgttagttttatttttaataaattggaATTAGATATGACAACAAAACTCGTATCCGCGTGTATAATTCGAATTTGTTTCAAAGTTGACGGAAAAATCCGTTTTGACTGAATTTGAGTTCGGATTTTAGTTTTTTCCAATTACAAAATATGGGTACGAGTTAGGTAATGGAGACACTAGTATCCACTCCGAACCTGTCccgtttattttattatatattattatattttttgataatttaaaatattaaatatgtaaccaaaattttgatattttgattttaatttatatttattatttaaaataattaaaatatatggataaatttttttgaaattgtttcattttattatttataaagtaatttaaCTTTGGAAAAAATTAGTATTcttattaaaataattgatttaactAAATAGATGGTGGCAGggtattaagaagatcttaaaagtctcacattggttggagatagaacattgaaagagtatatatagagggacactcctcaccttaccaaccggttttgtaaggatgagttaggtcaaactctaatatgctATGAGAGCCTATCTATCGGACCATGGGCCGCTCACCGTTAATATtcacgcaccaagcccaaaaagagTGTTGAGCGTAAGGGGGTGTATTAGGAAAATCCTAGATCCTAAAAGtctcacattggttggagatagagcattgaaagagtatatatagagggacactcctcaccttaccaatcgGTTTTCGGGGAGGGAATACCCGAACTCGACGGGTGACGGAAATTGTTTAAAGATTCgagtttgagtttgagtttgGAGAGGTAATAACCGTCTCCGTCCTCCCCATTATCCCTAATTAAAGTATGTTATTTGCGTAATTGTAAAGATTAATTCTTTAAAACGGATAAGATTAAATATAGACAATGGaattttctctaaaaaaaatttaacacgTAGAATAGAGATCTAAAGCTAGATTTCTGATTAAGTAAAGATTTAACACTGTTATATTTTTGTTAGTCTTTATTTATGATATTATAGCGTAAAAGCGAAGATTACTCTTACAAAAATCAATAgcaaaaaatatttagaaataaataaatacatgatTAAAACTACACTTGGAAGAAAGTGGTAAGAACGTTAACTTTAATAATTCACTAGTATTATATGACTAATGACACTATACCAATGCTTTTACAATTCACTggcattatttaaaaaaaagtagaTAAGATCGTGATGCACTTTAATATATTCTTTGTTGCATAACGTTTGTAATGCAAATTAGATCAGTTTTACGATAAGTGATTATTTTATTCGTGGTTAGAATTTATTTGCCGTTTGATTTTATTTAAACAGCTCTCTTAAAGAATCGAATATAACTCAATTACTTTTGATAGCTTATGTCGATACGGTTTACCCAAGTTACAACTAAAAGCGAATCTATTATTAATACCATAAAGTCAAGGTGTAGCCAAAAATTACATTACAAAGCAATCAATTATTTAAAGTATATGAATAATTAAATGTAGATTAATTTAAACTAATACTATCATTCAGAAAAATTAAAATCCACCACATGATATATTAAttgaatatataaattatttaactaatttaaaaagtaaatttgattaataaataagacctaaaaaatattaatcaatCCATGATGAGTGGTGACGGCTAGGGATGTCAATAGGGCGGGGCGGGGGCGGAAGATACATTCCCATCACAGTCCCCGCCTTTgaatctattccccatccccaCTTCGGGTCCCCGCTACGGGGAGATTTTGTCCCCAATCCCCATCCCCGCGGATCCCacgggtccccacggatccccatGGTTCATGCGGAGAttcataaacatgattttttttattattttaaattaaattaatagtaaaagcttaaaaaactaaccacaagaaatttagaaattattcttttatgataaatatattgttttaacaatatttaatctataatattgagtgtcatgaccacaaaaatttcaaactaaaaaaattgaaataatcatttatatctcactcttttactaacaatacattatattttaaatttattttaaatttgtgtataagattaattatatgaaatgacaaataaacttccataataatttaaaattatataaaacttaAGGACATTATGTTACTTTAGGCGGGGCGGTGACTCCATGGGgcggggatatttacgccacccccgtccccgaagtgcgttcggggagactttgttccccatccccaTTCCCGCGGGAAAAAAATCCCCGTCTTTGGAGCCCCAAACAGGGAATCCCCACGGGGATCCCTGCTAatggaggcaagttgacatccctagtgACTGCATGCTGCAAACTGCAAAGTATAGTTCGATATGAATTTGACTTATATTGGGCCCATGTCATTATTTCCGGCCCAAATATTCTTTAGAAGTAATTTGGGCCGCAATTGAATAATGTTAGGGAATTTCTTTTTAAACTCCTTAATATACTTAAGAGTCTTTACGAAAttctttttttattcataaaattcAGAGATACATTTTCGATTACaccatattttctttttttttatgggTGCTTTCGAAGATGTATTTACGAGTTTATCAAATTTActcttttttgcaaaaaaaaatgtgttttcgaatATGCATTTTTAAAATAACCTAATATTGGATCTTGGAATTTTTTCGgatatgtatttccgaaataatctaatatttattaaaaaattaaaatcaagatatATCAATTGTATTAAGAGTTTAAAGGTACTGCAATGAcagtgtaaactaactttacacatacaaccaatcaaaatccatacatttgtcatgtcatattagttttttaagattaaaatagtgttttaattggatgcatggttATGATTGgttacagtgtaaaaatattttacactgtcggtTCAGTGCATATTCATTTTTCTCTTGTATTAATTatgtaattaattttattaatcaaaatatataattaaatatatatatcattttaattcaatagtttttatttttaaatttcaaatacaATGTTTCTattattaattgaataattaattgtTATAAATTATGTAAATATTCTTTAATATCACATATACTTTTGCATGTATTAATTTATCTaatatatcataaaaaataacaccaacaaatttttttttggtattatagtctattaaatttaaattgaattaatcaataaatttaaataagaccaaataatatttacatagtttataataattaattattcaattaatattataaacattgtatttgaatttttaaaaaaatttttgaattaaaatgatatatatttaattatatatcttgattaatacaattgatacacatttattttaattttttaataaatattaggtTATTttaaaaatgcatctccgaaaaacacTAAGATCAAATATTGTGTTATTTTAGTAATATATCTCCGAAAACATCCAAAAAATTGAAATTTGGATgaattcaaaaatgcattttcgaaacacCTTTAATTTAAGATGCCTTCGAAAATACACTTTCGAAGAGTATTTTcgagttttcaaaaaaatttcccACCACTACAAAGTGTATAAAGAAATTCTCATAATCTTATACTACTCACGCAACAAAATTGTAAATTGATTCTTGCATAATcttacaaaaaaatattaatttcacttttttttattatttaattttttacgcTCACTTTCAATCTTTTTAGATTTAgagaattttttttctaaaagtgTTTTGATGAGTATAATTTATCGAAACAATATATTGTAAATGGCccgataaataaaaaaaattcactgTATTACTTTTTTAAATTGACTACCATATTACTTTGAATGAGGTAATTTGATATGtaatttatttagaaaaaaattctaattttaatttaaatttttttattatgttttacaaAATATAGAAATTCGTCTACTATgcgataaaaacaaattatatatacaCGAGAAGATGTAGTAATGCTAGTTAGAGAAGTTAGAATTAGACATCAAATGACTGTCACAATTAAACAATCAGATATTGAGACAGGAGAGTGGGGAAAGTACAAAATTAATAGTGAGTTGTGATACATGTGAGAAGTACAAGGAAATCGAAAGTACTACACAATGTGTTACTAAAACATATGGTTGTCCATTTAAAATCAAGTCAATGTCGTTTATAGATGGTTCAGGATGAAAGTTGATATAAATATAAACTTCACAATCACAATTTATCTGATAGATTAAAAGGTTGTGCGTTTGTGAGGCGTCTAAGTGTCAATGAGTGAAAACATGTTGTGGATTTGACAAAGCTTCATGTTCCACTCCTAacatataaaaacaaaattacttactgtGACATGTCATAATTGGCGAGCAATGTGAtgctcatactttctcagaagaAATATATCATACGACCTTCCTGAAAAGTGATGTTGTTGCTTCTGAGGTGTGGTTGCTCCTGTTACCGCACATCCAT encodes:
- the LOC131639590 gene encoding probable disease resistance protein At5g66900, with product MGGTTELDVLTSQLQQTFKQVQHDKTSMKFFRSTLKELSPLVHEIDQYNDQLNPPREDIKLLTKENPAEQRNLCWKRFSSWFHHCLDGVCHKKKDDFGSCVAGNNKQAVMAKDVKDTLYKLREILEIVNKENYEKKISGSGGLVFRGPFGVPQNPEFTVGLDLSMIKLKMEVLRDGGSTILVTGLGGMGKTTLAAKLCWDLQVKGKFRGNILFVVFSKTPQLKIIVERIFEHCGNLVPEFQSDEDAVNELGLLLKKIEGPILLVLDDVWPGSEDLVEKFQFQISDYKILVTSRVALSRFDKTFILKPLVHEDAVILFRHYTQLEKKNSNFPDKDLIQKVVKHCKGLPLAVKVLAKSLSNRPYELWEKIVKQLSLGRSILDSNTELLTRLRKILDVLEDNPINKECFMDLALFPEDQRIPVAALIDIWAELYGLDDAGKEAMNIINKLDSMNLANLLIARKNASDTENYYYNNHFIVLHDLLRELGIYQSTQEPIEQRKRLLIEVNENKRNRWLEEKKKGTVTRILSKLVKWCVKPKPQQIPARTLSISTDETCASDLSQVQAALVEVLILNLQTKQYTFPELMEKMSKLKALIVINHGFRLSELNNSELLSSLSKLNRIRLERISVPSFGTLKNLKKLSLYMCNTRLAFEKGSILISDAFPNLEDLSFDYCKDLMALPNGVCDITSLKKLSITNCHKLSSLPRDIGKLENLELLSLISCTDLVELPDSIGSLSNLSLLDISNCISLSSLPEDIGNLSNLRNLYMTSCASCELPYSVVNLENLKVICDEETAVSWESFQSMISNLTIEIPQVEVNLNWLHAIRS